In Drosophila ananassae strain 14024-0371.13 chromosome 3R, ASM1763931v2, whole genome shotgun sequence, the DNA window ACATAACTAtttacataacaaaaatttgCACTTTTCTTAAAAGTTTAGACTCTTAACTCTTAAACCTAACTCTTTTAGAAACAGATCCATCTTATCAATGTAAATAGATGGAATATCCCCCTTTTTAGTGACACATAAATCCGATCCCATCACTAGGAGAGACTTCAACCTTTTGCGCAATATCTCGAGCAGCATTATCGCCCTGGACTTGGACTTTGTAACGCGGCAGTCCCCCCAAAAAGTGACCATTTTCCCAACGCGGCGCGAAAAGTTTATATGGGAGATGGGGAGCCGGCGAAAAGGACAAAAACTCACCGATTCCATGGTGTATAGAGGCGGTTTTCAACGGTGATTTGCTGGTGGGGCTAGTGGGCGGGGGAGTCCAGTCCAGTCGAGAACTGGAGCAGCAAAGCAAAAAAGTGGAAATGTGCGTCGCTCACGAATATCAACAAGAAAGCAAAACACACGATGAACCGTCAGTAACAGGGGGGGAATGGGTGGAATGGGGAgcacaacgaaaatggacttGTGGCACAAAAGGGTTCACTGGATTTTGGAAtgcttttttttcgaaaatcttATACAACACAACGATACAATGCAgcacaaaaacagaaaactcgAAAACGTTTATATGTAAATTGCCGGAATCCGGAAAGCGAAAGTGAAAAGCCAGTTTTGTTGGCCAATTCTAGCTGTGCGGTGTTTTTTGGCCCGATTCTTTAGAAGCCAAGTCGAAAATGTGAAATATTCCACTCCGGACCCGTAACTGCAACTGATGGGTGCGAGTGAGAGGTGGAGCCGTTGGGCCCCCAACCAGCTGGGTAAAAGCTCTCATAAGGAGAGAGTAAAAAACAACGTCAATGGGGGAGAGAGAGAAAGCTTTGCGTGGGTTTTGTAATCTCCAATGTGTTATGTTAAAATGAGCAGATCGGTTAACGGAACTTGGCAGTATAGGGATGCAGCGTACAGggcgaaaaaatattatatgatttggggatttaaatttttaatttaaattttaactgatttttttttagttatggCTGACTAATGGGTTATGGCATTAATAGGTTACACTTTTTTGTGGCTGACTCttaatgagtttttttttttaaaaacttaaaatagtTAGTTATTTTGACCGAAACATACGTTAAGTTGGGAATCTCTAGGGAAATCTCTGGGAGAATACCATCTAGAAGGGTCAACCACAAGAGCTAATTGCACAATTGTCAGTTCCCGACTTTTGCCACTTCTGTGTTGACACTGCGCTGTGGGTTTCCACTGCGGAATGTAATTGGATTACCAATCGAGCAGCAACCCAGTCCGAGACCTAGTCTCCGGCTCAGTTGCAACGGGAACATACACGGCGAAGGAGGTGCCACTCCAGATCGAAATTCGGGGAAGGAATAAAGGTTGCATAATCTGGACAGAAAATGAGCAGGCCGAATCAATCGAAAATTATGTTCAAACGGAAGACGAGCATGGATAATAAGAGTAATCCCCTCATCGACTACGAACGCATCCAGGTCGAGAAGGAGCTGATGGCACCTGCTCCTCCGCCCCAACCTCCCCCGTTAGTAGTGCCACCAGCAAGTGGGTCCCCCGGAAAACTTCGACTGAAGCTCAGTACGGCTAAGATATCCCTTCGTAAAAATTCACAAATTCCACAAAAGAACCTTCAGGCTAATCCCATACCCGACTCTGTGCGTCGCAAATCGGCTCCCCAGCTCTTTACATTTTCCATAGCTCCCAAGGTCGACCGTAGTTCGGAGAACCCACCTAGTACCGTGCCGAAGATTCCGGGCTTCGAATTGAAGAGCTCCATTCGTCGCTCAAGGACACTGGGTCTGTCCAATGGCGCGAGAATGGGAGGTCAAGGGCTGCCCAACGATGACCTTCAACTTCAGGATAGTATCAGTGAGcccagcagcagcatagcTGGCGGAGGTAGTTCCACCTCGCCAGAATCCATCCTCGATAATGTGCTAAGTGGCGCCTCATCCGTGTCCGTccagagcagcagcagcagctcccaTGCCAGCAATGCCACGGTGGCTCAGACCATGAAAGGCAAGGAGCTACTGCCGAAGAGACTTCTATCCCtcaaggcttcaccagagctCAGAGTTTCCCCGCCCACTCCGGACACCAGCCAACCTAAGCTGGAGATGCTACCCCGGCTGCTTTTGGAGGCTACTGCCAGGTCAGAAATCTATGATGCTTCTTCCCCCCTTGCCCGGAGTCGTTCCCCGTCGCTGGCCATTTCTCCGGCGGTGTCTCCGGCTCCCTCACCCTCTCCAAGCATTACCCTGAGACCCAGTACTCCGCCGGAGAACACAGTCATCTTCACGGATGATCTCAAGTGCGGCATCTGCCTGGACGTCTACACGGATCCGAGGACCCTGCACTGTCTTCACTCCTTCTGTCTGCAGTGCTTGGTCAGCGAGAACTTCAAGGACGAGAATACCTGGGACCAGGAGCCGCCTCGCAGTGAGGACCCTTCCTGttacagcctgaagtccgacaTGGGCGGGTCGAGTGCAGAACTTACTGCCACGGTGTCACCTGCCAGACAGAGGGGTTCGAGCTTCAGTTTGGGCCGGAAGAAGTCCATGGGTCCCCTGGAGATCAGGGTAAGAAAGTCGTAACAATACACTCCTTCTCTTCCATAATTCTCATGGATTTCTAGTCAAGAAGTGAAGGAAAGAGGTCGACGAGCTCCTTCAGCACCCGGATGACGGGAAGCTCGGTACATGAAGTGTCCAAACGAAGCATCCGGTGTCAGATCTGCAACTACCCCACGGACTTGCCACTCGGAGGAGTCCGACAGTTGCCTCAGAACTATCTGTTGGTAAGACGCATAGAAGCACTGCGATTCCAAGCCAATGAAGATGTCATATCGAGGTTCTGGTGCTCCCTGTGCACGGAGGAGATTAGCGTGAGTAGTCCTAAGGTGAAATAAATATAGTAATGGGACAACCCCTTCCTCTCCAGGCTACCTATCACTGCATCAGCTGCACTTTGAACCTTTGTACCCTTTGCAAGGAGGCCCATGAACGGCAGCGAACCACTGCCAACCATCGGCTGAGGAGTATCCTGGAGCTGCGACGGGCTAGAAAacagaagcaacagcaactgggACTGGGGGACAGTAGCAAAATGGTGCTCCGCTGTGGCATTCACACGAATTTCGAGCTGAAAGCCTTTTGCACCCACTGCCGGCAACTGGCCTGCACAGACTGCTTGGTCCTTCTCCACAAGGGTCACAGGCATGAGACCATCACCCGGGCCATCGGACATCAGGGCAAGTTGCTGAGAGAGGCCACCGACCAAACGCGTCCTCTGTGCCAGTATGCGGAGCACTCCATTGAACGGCTGAACGAGATCGCCCGCGGCATCAACGCCAGATGCGATGACATCCAGCACCAGGTGGAACAGTACTTGAAGAGCTACTTTGATGCCTTGGAAGTGCATCGGAAGACTCTGCTCCAGCAGATCAGCAGGGCCAGGGAGTCCAAAGTGGAGGTTATAATCAAGCAGCAACTGGACCTAGGTGAGGGTAGTGACATGTTTCTAACTTAATCCGAGTGACCCCGATTGTCCTTCCCAGAAAAACGCACCCAAATGGCCATGGATGCAATGCGGTTCAGTCAAGAGCTCTTAGAGATCGGTGCCGATGTGGAGATCCTTAACTTTGTGGGTATACTCCTCAGTCGGCTGGAGTACTGTCAGCAATTTAAGCCTCCCGTGGATCCCAAGGTGAGCATAGTAATTAATGTCTAGCCAACGAGCCTAGCTGACTCTGTCGTTTTCAGATCTCCGATTCCCTTCATTTTCTATCCAAGATCCGAGCTCCCGCCACCAAGGACCAGCGCGACATTCCTCTGTACGGAATAATCACCATGCAGGTTGTGGAGCCGGGTCTATGTACTTTGGAATGGGAGGGCTTCTACCAGCTACGCCTCCACAAGAAGGCCGATCTCCTGCTGCACTCGAGAGACTCCGATGGAGTGTCCCTGTGCCACGGAGGACTGGAGATTAATTGCATGATCAAATACAAAGACTGCGCCTCAAAGTTCCTGCCCGTCGAGGTGTCAGACAATCGAGATGGCACCTATAATATCCACTTCACCCCAGACGCCCAAGGCGCCATCATCCTGACAATTACCATAAACGATAGACCCATCAGAGGAAGTCCATTTACGTTCCAGGCGCGACAGGTTCGTCCCCACACGGGCATCTATCACTGTTGCTCCTTCTGCTCCGGAAAGGGAAACCGGACTGTGAAGTGTTCGTGCGAGGGCCGGATGCCCGGGTACAGTGGCTGCGGTCATGGGCACACAGGACACCCCGGGCGACGGCATTGGTCCTGCTGTGGCAATGTGCTTGAGAACTCGGAGTGCAATGTGGCCAACAAGCTGCTAAATGCCTAGGGATAGAGCGCTGCAAAATGCGAGCAATAAAAGAAACCCAAAAGATTCGACTGCCCGGGAGTTCCAAACTCGGACCTCTACCTGGGCATATGGTCAGCACATGCGCAGCAGACAATAACCTTGAAGGGACCAATTGAAAGGACACATTAACTGTACCATATACAACATTTGAACATAATTTGTGTTTATtcattgaaaatttaaatcataaaTACAAACATGAATGGGGAGACAATAGAATGTGCCTTTTGCTTCATGGATTGGAGACGCTTTAGGAGATGATTGCTTTAAAGCCCTAAACTTCTGTTGGGTGATACAtgattttgtgtttttttttatatatttttaaattataaacttCAGATGAGGTTGCATGTTGCGATGTCGGAAATTAATCCTCGTTGTCGGAGTACCATGACAGACGTTCTTCGTAGAAGTGGATCACCATCTGGGGGATTTTGACGTTGGCCACAGTTGACGGCACCATCTCGGCCTGGTCCACGCCCTTGAATTGTATGAGGAATGTGAGGCGACCGTTGTTATCAGAGGCCCCAAGTATCTTTTCAGCCTCCAGGCCACGATCGAAGCCAGTGGCGCCAGGAGCGACCAGGGAATCACTGCTGTCTGGGTCCACGTCTGTTGCGCGCTTTGATTTGCTGGTGGTAGAAGCTGTgaaagaaaaacacaaaattatTCGCTGAAACTAAATTTTTACTCATTTAACCCTAGAAGTACTGAGCATCTCACAGTTCCTACACCAAAACACACTATTTCGGGTGCAGAAGAGTAGGGATATGTGTCGCAGGTAGACATTACTTCCCAGACACACCCTCCATTCATAATAGATtcgcagaaacaaaaaaaaggcggcAAAAGACTagatgttttgtttttcttacaTGGTTCCTCTGACTTCCGTTTGTTGGTGGTCACCGTTGTGGTACTGGAACGTCCGGTGGGTTCCTTAGTCTTGGCACTGCTAGTCGGTCGGTCTTTTTTGGTGGACTTGTCAGTCTTATCCTTATCCTAAGACACCAAGAATGTAATGAGCACAACTGTACCCGGCATCATGCAGAAGCGGAAGCTGCCATGCGAATTCTCACTTACCTCATCTTTGCGGCTCAGCTCGTACAGCTGGATGAGGTCTTGGCAATCCAGATTGCTTTCTGGCTCCCAGGTATTTTCGGTGTCTGCATATCCCTTCCATTTCAGAAAGTACTCAACCTGCAAGAGGAAGAGAAACAGAGAGGTTGGGTGGCCAGGGCCGGCAAACCGGGTGGATGGTACTAACCTTCCCCTTCCTAACACGTCGGTCTAGGATCTTCTCCACGGcgtactcctcctcctcctctccGTCGGACTGAGTGGCGGCATTCTCGTTGTTCTCGGTCTTCTTGCCCATTATGTTAATAGTttgctacaaaaaaaaaaaaagggccaCAAATTCAATCGTAAAATTTTCGCGCACATACACAGATACCCACACAGGCACATGCAAAAATTCTTGTAGTTTGCAAATTTATTCTTTACCGCCAAAAAATCCTCAACACTCACCACAATgtactaataaaaaaaacaaatctcCACCGCTCAATAGCGTCTGCAAAGTGTCCACTTTTgtgtcttaaaaataatataatgcTAGAAAAAATGCGCCTTCGAAGTGACGCTAAAGGTGTTAGGGTTGTTGATTCAATATCAAACTATCGATATAAAAGATATGATATCGACAACTACGTTTTACCATATTTTTCAACACTGGACCTTAACGGCAGAATATCAACTGCTTGTATTTTGATTGAACTGCTTGTTTATCTGCTAAAACACATTAATTTGTTCTTGTTTTAAACAATTCCCGCGAATGTGACATAAATAGTTTCAATTTTGGTTTCAATCCAAGTacttagtttttcttttcgcCTGAGAtagattatatttatttaccaCCACCATAATTTAAGGAATCATGCAACTAAATGTTGTTAAAATATTAACTCATATGAGATCCTGTTTAAAATGTAGTTTTTCATAGAATAAATTATGTCgcctattttttattttattttagtaatTATCTAAagcttaattttaaaattgcgCCATTAATAGAGGGGCAGTGCGACCAGATGTCAAAAGTGAAAAGTTCCATCTCTAAATCAAAAGTTTCCAAGTCGATCCAGCAACGAAGcgtttttcttgtttatttcggtgctttaattaaaaacaatttcttCGGCCGCAAAATGAtggtaagaaataaaattggAATAAACCCGTATATAATTGCAATGTATTTTCCTCGAACCGAGTTGCTGAGAGTAAATACAAAAGATGTCCTCACACAAAGAGTTCTTATCAAAAAAATGGGCGTAATTGGATAGAGTGCATTAAACTTTTCGTTGCACTTGTAGGACGGCACGGATGACTCAAATCTGCTGAACAGTAGCTCGGCGAACAACGGCGCCACCATGGAAATAGCCTCGCCAACAAATCCTCTGGCAGTTCCTCCCACATCCGGTGGCAGCGTGGTAACTGGAGCAACAAATGGCAGTGGTTCGGCCACTTCGCCGGACAGCTCATCCTCCGCTCCGGCTACGCCCGCCGCCCTGGGTGAAAATGCCCTACATGTGGAAATCTCCGATGCGCTGAGCGAAAAGGAAAAGGTAAAGTTTACAGTCCACACACGTACAACGCTGCCAGGATTCGCCAAAAAGGACAATAACGTGGTCCGTCAGCACGAAGAGTTTGTCTGGCTGCACGACCGCATCGAGGAGAACGAGGACTATGCCGGCTATATTGTATGTAAGCTAGAGAAAGTCCTGGCTATGTGATAATTTGAAAATCTTTGTCTTAGATTCCGCCCTGTCCACCACGTCCGGACTTCGATGCATCGCGGGAGAAACTGCAACGCTTGGGAGAGGGCGAGGGGAACATGACCAAAGAAGAGTTCAAGAAGATGAAGTCGGAGTTGGAAGCGTAAGTTTAATTTAATCCTAGGAAGAGGAGCAATTCCCAGAAAGCTTAGACTCTTATCAGTGGGTTTATTTCAAATGCAAATGAATTAAAGAtaatcacaaaaaaatacaactttTTACTAATACTATGTTAGAGTGAAATTGTGTCACTACTATGATTAAGTGTCAATGacttaattttgttttatgtttACTTTTCAGCGAGTACCTGGCCACTTTCAAGAAGACTGTGGCCATGCACGAGGTCTTCCTGCGCCGCCTAGCCAGTCACCCGGTCTTTCGCGTCGATCAGCACCTAAAGGTTTTCCTCGAATACGACCAGGATCTGTGCGCCAAGCCCCGCAAGAAGATGGCCATATTTGGCGGTTTCGTAAAGTCCTTGGGCAAGACCACGGACGAGATCCTGTTGAGTGCTACGGTCCGTGATGTAAACGACTTCTTTGAAAACGAATTGCAGTTCCTTACCGAATACCATGGACACTTACGCGAGGCAGCTGCGAGAACTGAGAAGATGACACAACGCCACAAGGATGTGGGTGACTCGCACCAAAAGATTTCGAATGCGCTGACACAACTCTCGACCACAGAAAAGGGAAATATGGAGACATTTGTGGCCAAAACGGCAGAAATATTTGAGAGAATCAAGGTAAATAACAAAAGTTAttattaaaagatgatatGAAGACTATTACTCTATATAGAATCTGGAAACCCGAGTAGCTAGTGACCAGGATCTCAAGCTGGGCGATACCTTGCGCTACTACCAGAGAGACAGTGATGCTGCCAAGGCTCTGTTGATCAGACGCCTGCGATGTTTGGCTGCCTACGAGACGGCCAACAGGAATCTGGAGAAGGCTCGCTCAAAGAATAAGGACGTCCATGCGGTAAGATTGGGTCAGGGTTGAATCAATTGCTTCAAGAACTCTcttttttcaagattttttttctaaaagcaattgtttttcaatgaaaagaaaatttagCGGGGCATTTAATTCTCACGCTTCACTAATTTCactaaagaaaacaaaaaaaatgaaaaaaattatttgcgttcttgtattttttctgCTGACATTGCTCTGATCTCCACTCGCCTGTCCCCTTCTGTTTCTTCACTTTTTCGTGCGCGTGTTTGTGGTTCTGTGTTCTGCAAATCCGCCGCAGCCTTTGGAGGTGCAAGAGGTATTTGGAATTTAAGGTTTTAGCCAAGTAGATGTGTTGCTCACCCCACTCTAATTGCTGCATGCCTCATTTCACTGTTTGCCCCACTGTAGCATGTATTGATTGATTTGACAACCTTATCTTGAGAGTGTTTCTCACGAATTTCTCAATTTCCATTAGGCCGAAGCCGCCCAAGCAGAGGCCTGCGAGAAGTTTGAGTCGATGTCCGCATGCGGAAAAGAAGAACTGATTGGA includes these proteins:
- the LOC6498089 gene encoding heterochromatin protein 1 encodes the protein MGKKTENNENAATQSDGEEEEEYAVEKILDRRVRKGKVEYFLKWKGYADTENTWEPESNLDCQDLIQLYELSRKDEDKDKTDKSTKKDRPTSSAKTKEPTGRSSTTTVTTNKRKSEEPSSTTSKSKRATDVDPDSSDSLVAPGATGFDRGLEAEKILGASDNNGRLTFLIQFKGVDQAEMVPSTVANVKIPQMVIHFYEERLSWYSDNED
- the LOC6497448 gene encoding sorting nexin-32 isoform X2; protein product: MSKVKSSISKSKVSKSIQQRSVFLVYFGALIKNNFFGRKMMDGTDDSNLLNSSSANNGATMEIASPTNPLAVPPTSGGSVVTGATNGSGSATSPDSSSSAPATPAALGENALHVEISDALSEKEKVKFTVHTRTTLPGFAKKDNNVVRQHEEFVWLHDRIEENEDYAGYIIPPCPPRPDFDASREKLQRLGEGEGNMTKEEFKKMKSELEAEYLATFKKTVAMHEVFLRRLASHPVFRVDQHLKVFLEYDQDLCAKPRKKMAIFGGFVKSLGKTTDEILLSATVRDVNDFFENELQFLTEYHGHLREAAARTEKMTQRHKDVGDSHQKISNALTQLSTTEKGNMETFVAKTAEIFERIKNLETRVASDQDLKLGDTLRYYQRDSDAAKALLIRRLRCLAAYETANRNLEKARSKNKDVHAAEAAQAEACEKFESMSACGKEELIGFRNRRVAAFKKSLVELSELEIKHAKTQYEYLRQSLLALKEIA
- the LOC6497447 gene encoding tripartite motif-containing protein 45 — encoded protein: MSRPNQSKIMFKRKTSMDNKSNPLIDYERIQVEKELMAPAPPPQPPPLVVPPASGSPGKLRLKLSTAKISLRKNSQIPQKNLQANPIPDSVRRKSAPQLFTFSIAPKVDRSSENPPSTVPKIPGFELKSSIRRSRTLGLSNGARMGGQGLPNDDLQLQDSISEPSSSIAGGGSSTSPESILDNVLSGASSVSVQSSSSSSHASNATVAQTMKGKELLPKRLLSLKASPELRVSPPTPDTSQPKLEMLPRLLLEATARSEIYDASSPLARSRSPSLAISPAVSPAPSPSPSITLRPSTPPENTVIFTDDLKCGICLDVYTDPRTLHCLHSFCLQCLVSENFKDENTWDQEPPRSEDPSCYSLKSDMGGSSAELTATVSPARQRGSSFSLGRKKSMGPLEIRSRSEGKRSTSSFSTRMTGSSVHEVSKRSIRCQICNYPTDLPLGGVRQLPQNYLLVRRIEALRFQANEDVISRFWCSLCTEEISATYHCISCTLNLCTLCKEAHERQRTTANHRLRSILELRRARKQKQQQLGLGDSSKMVLRCGIHTNFELKAFCTHCRQLACTDCLVLLHKGHRHETITRAIGHQGKLLREATDQTRPLCQYAEHSIERLNEIARGINARCDDIQHQVEQYLKSYFDALEVHRKTLLQQISRARESKVEVIIKQQLDLEKRTQMAMDAMRFSQELLEIGADVEILNFVGILLSRLEYCQQFKPPVDPKISDSLHFLSKIRAPATKDQRDIPLYGIITMQVVEPGLCTLEWEGFYQLRLHKKADLLLHSRDSDGVSLCHGGLEINCMIKYKDCASKFLPVEVSDNRDGTYNIHFTPDAQGAIILTITINDRPIRGSPFTFQARQVRPHTGIYHCCSFCSGKGNRTVKCSCEGRMPGYSGCGHGHTGHPGRRHWSCCGNVLENSECNVANKLLNA
- the LOC6497448 gene encoding sorting nexin-32 isoform X1 — protein: MSKVKSSISKSKVSKSIQQRSVFLVYFGALIKNNFFGRKMMDGTDDSNLLNSSSANNGATMEIASPTNPLAVPPTSGGSVVTGATNGSGSATSPDSSSSAPATPAALGENALHVEISDALSEKEKVKFTVHTRTTLPGFAKKDNNVVRQHEEFVWLHDRIEENEDYAGYIIPPCPPRPDFDASREKLQRLGEGEGNMTKEEFKKMKSELEAEYLATFKKTVAMHEVFLRRLASHPVFRVDQHLKVFLEYDQDLCAKPRKKMAIFGGFVKSLGKTTDEILLSATVRDVNDFFENELQFLTEYHGHLREAAARTEKMTQRHKDVGDSHQKISNALTQLSTTEKGNMETFVAKTAEIFERIKNLETRVASDQDLKLGDTLRYYQRDSDAAKALLIRRLRCLAAYETANRNLEKARSKNKDVHAPLEVQEAEAAQAEACEKFESMSACGKEELIGFRNRRVAAFKKSLVELSELEIKHAKTQYEYLRQSLLALKEIA